A genomic window from Puniceicoccus vermicola includes:
- a CDS encoding flavodoxin domain-containing protein: MSDDQPIKIIFGTMTGNAEELANDLADKLGEAGLSAEVADAAEYDVTNLKNERKVAIVISTWGEGDPPDDAEDFCFDLYDGKAGELPEMEFSVCSLGDSSYDDFCGCGRKVEESLTKAGAKKILDRVDLDVDFEEGYEEWAVKFVNVLKG, translated from the coding sequence ATGAGTGACGACCAACCAATCAAGATCATCTTTGGAACAATGACTGGCAATGCCGAAGAGCTGGCGAACGACCTGGCGGACAAGCTAGGCGAAGCTGGCCTCAGCGCCGAAGTGGCAGATGCCGCGGAGTACGACGTGACGAATCTCAAAAATGAGAGAAAAGTTGCGATCGTCATCTCAACCTGGGGCGAGGGAGATCCTCCCGATGATGCCGAAGACTTTTGCTTCGATCTCTATGATGGCAAAGCAGGCGAACTTCCGGAAATGGAATTTTCCGTATGCTCGTTGGGAGATTCCTCCTACGACGATTTCTGCGGTTGCGGCCGTAAGGTCGAAGAATCGCTCACGAAAGCGGGAGCGAAGAAGATTCTCGACCGCGTCGACCTCGACGTAGACTTCGAAGAGGGCTACGAAGAGTGGGCGGTTAAATTCGTCAACGTCCTGAAGGGATAA
- a CDS encoding HU family DNA-binding protein, whose protein sequence is MSNNLTKRDIVLKIYEDSRNNFPQKDVKEIVQQTLDVIGEAICEGRNVELRNFGVFQIQVRKARVGRNPNRPEKDVMIPTRAVIKFKAGKEMKEKLKELDLDSLEESSD, encoded by the coding sequence ATGTCCAATAATCTGACAAAACGAGACATCGTCCTCAAAATTTATGAGGATTCTCGCAACAATTTCCCACAGAAAGACGTCAAAGAAATCGTCCAGCAGACTCTGGATGTAATCGGCGAAGCGATTTGTGAGGGACGGAACGTCGAGCTCCGGAATTTTGGAGTCTTCCAGATTCAGGTGCGGAAAGCCCGTGTCGGGCGGAATCCAAATCGCCCCGAGAAGGACGTGATGATTCCTACGCGCGCTGTGATCAAGTTCAAGGCGGGTAAGGAGATGAAGGAGAAGCTCAAGGAGCTGGATCTGGATTCGCTTGAGGAGTCCTCGGACTAA
- a CDS encoding DUF5069 domain-containing protein, with protein MESTSSHTDLYGLTGKLLRLWTKAEALYRKGNRNPDEYFDEEEMRELTSLGLNVMDVYDYVEDFVTSGEPDYASFVMVSAEKIFYFFEELGGKLSSHRISEEDLPPKKEEVDGIVWLPRILVKAKGKLRGELPPEIMYGCGGDRNFARTHGIHLAEFLRKVRCSSDDREVIDWVAARSKS; from the coding sequence ATGGAAAGCACATCATCGCACACGGATCTTTATGGACTGACGGGAAAGCTTCTCCGCCTTTGGACGAAAGCGGAAGCTCTCTACCGCAAAGGAAATCGGAATCCTGATGAGTATTTCGATGAGGAGGAAATGCGGGAGCTGACTTCTCTCGGCCTCAATGTCATGGATGTCTATGACTATGTAGAAGATTTTGTCACCTCGGGTGAGCCGGACTATGCCTCCTTCGTAATGGTTTCTGCTGAAAAGATCTTTTATTTCTTCGAAGAGCTGGGCGGCAAGCTTTCCAGTCATCGGATTAGTGAGGAAGACCTCCCGCCGAAGAAGGAGGAAGTGGACGGAATCGTCTGGCTCCCAAGGATTTTGGTGAAGGCGAAAGGGAAGCTCCGGGGAGAATTGCCTCCTGAAATCATGTACGGATGCGGAGGGGACCGAAACTTCGCTCGCACTCACGGCATTCATCTCGCAGAGTTTTTGCGCAAAGTGCGGTGCAGCTCGGACGATCGTGAAGTGATTGATTGGGTCGCAGCCCGCAGTAAATCTTAA
- a CDS encoding carboxy terminal-processing peptidase yields MASGFDVGRIIGFPWSVRFLPLFALSLGLTSVLSSSAAAEEEVFEATGLMRAETRWLVNSLERLHFSEMALEDIDMSDVIDSYMEDLDYNHLYFTAADEKAFRSRFAPPMARYLRSGNLHPAFQIFSVFQENALERVAWVREYLENDFKFDEELEYQADRQEVTWAENEAELDELWKRRIQFELLNEVIAKMSPPDPEQDLEIGLEGMTEPDGEIAAIEEEIEPEEPLSFDDALVEAKEVVSKRYDRLETEMERFESAEVQEIFLTTLANSYDPHSIFLSSDSLEDLSIAIENSLVGIGAVLADEDGYCTVRELIPGGPARLSEQIDVNDQILAVAQGKKGEYVDVVDMKLRKIVKMIRGEKESIVRLKIRPAEAADPSARKEVVLVRDEVQLTANLARARLYQIPMDDRTVSIGVIDLPSFYGSDLPDHPNSSDDVAELISKMKTHGVEGMILDLRNNGGGLLSEAVELAGLFIPTGPVVQVKTVQGDLLHHDDRDPSVAWNGPLMVLVSKFTASASEIVAGALQNYGRAIVVGDESTHGKGTVQGIFRMTPPLFYSLSASRSDVGATKVTVQKYYLPNGESTQLEGVKSDVVIPSMNSLISIGEADLDHSMEWDTITPVSFGIEKDDAMDLVLVDDSLIESLREQSQSRMDSLEEFSYLDETIEFFKKRKDEKLISLNLVERQKQQDSDRTVRTAFRERRDELSASKYSYEPILLDTEEIAEEGVDEDENDSDSSFDIVLREGIRIMADWLSEIPEPQSSQAKNDLAKVDA; encoded by the coding sequence TTGGCTTCCGGTTTTGACGTCGGTCGCATTATTGGTTTTCCTTGGAGCGTGCGTTTTCTCCCACTCTTTGCTCTCTCTCTCGGTCTGACTTCCGTTTTATCTTCCTCTGCCGCGGCTGAGGAGGAGGTATTTGAGGCCACTGGCCTCATGCGGGCCGAGACTCGTTGGTTGGTCAATTCACTGGAGCGGCTCCACTTTTCGGAGATGGCTCTCGAGGATATCGACATGTCGGATGTCATCGATTCCTACATGGAGGATCTCGATTACAACCACCTCTATTTCACGGCAGCGGACGAGAAAGCTTTCCGCTCCCGGTTTGCTCCGCCGATGGCCCGCTACCTTCGGAGCGGAAATTTGCATCCGGCTTTCCAGATTTTCTCTGTCTTCCAAGAGAACGCTCTGGAGCGGGTCGCTTGGGTGCGCGAATACTTGGAGAATGATTTTAAGTTCGACGAAGAGCTGGAATATCAGGCCGACCGCCAGGAGGTCACGTGGGCAGAGAATGAAGCTGAATTGGATGAGCTCTGGAAGCGGAGGATCCAGTTTGAACTGCTGAATGAGGTCATCGCCAAGATGTCACCTCCGGATCCAGAACAAGATTTGGAAATCGGCTTGGAGGGAATGACCGAACCCGACGGGGAGATTGCCGCGATCGAAGAGGAGATTGAGCCGGAGGAGCCGTTGAGCTTTGACGACGCTCTCGTTGAGGCGAAGGAAGTCGTCTCCAAGCGCTACGACCGCTTGGAAACCGAAATGGAGCGGTTCGAATCTGCCGAGGTTCAGGAGATTTTTCTTACGACGCTCGCCAATTCCTATGACCCGCACTCGATTTTCCTTTCTTCAGACTCGCTCGAAGATTTGTCCATCGCGATCGAGAACTCTTTGGTCGGGATTGGAGCTGTGCTCGCCGATGAGGATGGGTATTGCACCGTCCGCGAGCTGATTCCGGGAGGCCCTGCTCGTTTGAGTGAGCAGATCGACGTGAATGACCAGATTCTCGCGGTGGCTCAGGGAAAGAAGGGCGAATATGTGGACGTCGTGGACATGAAGCTCCGGAAGATCGTTAAAATGATTCGGGGCGAGAAGGAAAGCATCGTTCGTCTGAAGATCCGCCCCGCCGAAGCGGCTGATCCGTCGGCTCGAAAGGAAGTGGTTCTCGTCCGCGATGAGGTGCAACTGACCGCCAATCTCGCTCGGGCTCGACTCTATCAGATTCCCATGGATGACCGCACGGTTTCGATCGGAGTCATTGATTTGCCCTCTTTCTACGGATCGGATCTGCCGGATCACCCGAATTCCAGTGACGACGTGGCCGAGCTGATCTCCAAGATGAAAACGCATGGAGTCGAGGGCATGATCCTGGATCTGCGCAACAACGGAGGCGGATTGCTTTCGGAGGCGGTAGAGCTCGCAGGCCTTTTCATTCCGACCGGTCCGGTGGTGCAGGTGAAGACCGTTCAAGGAGATCTGCTTCATCACGATGATCGTGACCCGAGCGTGGCTTGGAACGGTCCGTTGATGGTTCTTGTTTCCAAATTTACCGCTTCGGCCTCAGAGATTGTCGCCGGAGCCCTTCAGAATTACGGGCGGGCCATCGTGGTCGGTGACGAGTCGACGCACGGGAAGGGCACGGTCCAAGGGATCTTTCGCATGACCCCGCCGTTGTTTTACTCCCTTTCCGCCTCCCGAAGTGATGTCGGGGCGACCAAAGTCACGGTTCAGAAGTATTATTTGCCCAATGGAGAATCAACTCAGCTTGAGGGTGTGAAATCGGATGTGGTCATTCCTTCCATGAATTCACTGATCTCGATTGGAGAAGCGGATCTGGATCATTCGATGGAGTGGGACACGATTACGCCGGTCTCTTTCGGGATCGAGAAGGATGACGCCATGGATCTCGTTTTGGTGGACGATTCTTTGATCGAATCCCTGCGCGAGCAGAGCCAGTCCCGGATGGATAGTCTTGAGGAATTCTCCTACCTCGATGAGACGATTGAGTTCTTTAAGAAGCGGAAGGACGAAAAGTTAATCTCGCTCAACTTGGTCGAGCGCCAGAAACAGCAGGATAGTGATCGGACCGTCCGCACCGCCTTCCGAGAACGTCGGGATGAGCTGAGTGCATCCAAATATAGCTATGAGCCGATCCTTCTCGATACCGAGGAGATCGCCGAAGAAGGGGTTGATGAGGATGAAAATGATTCTGACTCTTCGTTCGACATCGTTCTACGGGAGGGGATTCGCATCATGGCTGACTGGCTTTCGGAAATCCCAGAGCCCCAGTCGTCTCAGGCGAAGAACGATCTGGCGAAAGTCGACGCCTAA
- a CDS encoding APC family permease, with amino-acid sequence MGTSNREMKRDVGLISLTFVGVSGVIGSGWLFAPMLAAQTAGPASLIAWGIGGIAIMLLALSFAEISAMLPVSGGIARVPHFSHGNVVSTAMGWSAWIGYNTTAPIEVEAMLRYLAPHFPSLYTRDGPAGSTFGDLTTEGVIVATLTLLVFTVLNLFGVRLFTRFNASITWFKVAIPLVVSAVLLIDNFEIGNFTASGGFSPMGMKGILGSIASGGIIFAYIGFRHTIDMAGEAKNPKITVPLSIVLSLVICFLIYGTLQLAFIGALPESALTNGWAQINFTGDFGPVSGLATAVGLLWLVSVINVGAVLSPLGGGLVAVGSMGRLAHALARNGFFPSYLEKLNRFAVPARALLINFAVSTSVFVLLPFDEVVSLNGAAIILSFVAGPIAVAALRKLDPDRERSFKLPVIFLTGPSAFVIATLIIYWSGWNTYIILAGCLLVGSILFIARMSKAGLSEMDIKPALWMIPYLGGMALISWLGSFGGGSGKLPFGWDIVVIAIFSTAIYIIAVKGCLSTKEYETYLAEEDI; translated from the coding sequence ATGGGAACTTCTAACCGCGAAATGAAGCGGGACGTCGGATTGATTTCACTCACATTTGTCGGCGTCAGCGGAGTCATTGGTTCCGGTTGGTTGTTTGCCCCGATGCTCGCGGCCCAGACCGCAGGACCCGCTTCCCTAATCGCTTGGGGAATCGGCGGCATCGCCATCATGCTCCTAGCTCTCTCCTTTGCCGAGATCTCAGCAATGCTGCCCGTCTCCGGCGGGATCGCCCGGGTCCCCCACTTCAGCCATGGCAACGTCGTCAGCACCGCCATGGGCTGGAGCGCCTGGATCGGCTACAACACCACCGCGCCTATTGAGGTCGAGGCGATGCTGCGCTATCTCGCCCCGCACTTTCCCAGCCTCTACACGCGTGACGGGCCTGCGGGATCCACTTTCGGCGACCTGACAACCGAAGGGGTGATTGTCGCCACCCTCACCCTCCTCGTCTTCACGGTTCTCAACCTTTTCGGCGTCCGCCTCTTCACCCGCTTCAACGCCTCCATCACCTGGTTCAAAGTAGCCATCCCCCTCGTCGTCTCGGCGGTGCTCCTCATCGACAACTTCGAGATCGGTAATTTTACCGCCTCTGGAGGATTCAGCCCTATGGGCATGAAAGGGATCCTCGGATCCATCGCCAGCGGCGGCATTATCTTCGCCTACATCGGCTTCCGCCATACGATTGATATGGCCGGCGAAGCCAAAAATCCGAAGATCACGGTGCCCCTCTCCATCGTTCTTTCTTTGGTCATTTGCTTCCTCATCTACGGGACCTTGCAGCTCGCATTCATCGGAGCTCTCCCGGAATCCGCCCTGACGAACGGGTGGGCCCAAATCAATTTCACGGGAGACTTCGGCCCCGTCTCCGGCCTCGCCACAGCCGTCGGCCTTCTCTGGCTCGTCAGCGTCATCAATGTGGGCGCGGTCCTCTCTCCCCTCGGCGGAGGCCTGGTGGCCGTCGGCTCCATGGGCCGCTTGGCTCACGCCCTGGCCCGGAATGGTTTCTTCCCCAGTTATCTGGAAAAGCTGAACCGGTTCGCCGTTCCCGCCCGCGCCCTGCTCATCAACTTTGCGGTTTCTACCTCCGTCTTCGTCCTCCTTCCCTTTGACGAGGTGGTCAGCCTCAACGGAGCGGCCATCATCCTCTCCTTTGTCGCCGGACCCATCGCCGTGGCCGCCCTCCGCAAACTGGATCCCGACCGCGAGCGCTCTTTCAAGCTGCCGGTGATTTTCCTGACAGGCCCCTCAGCCTTCGTCATTGCCACTCTGATCATCTACTGGAGCGGCTGGAACACCTACATCATCCTCGCCGGATGTCTCCTCGTCGGAAGTATCCTCTTCATCGCCCGCATGAGCAAAGCCGGTCTCTCCGAAATGGACATCAAACCAGCCCTGTGGATGATCCCCTACCTCGGTGGGATGGCCCTGATTTCATGGCTTGGCAGCTTTGGAGGAGGCTCTGGGAAACTCCCCTTTGGCTGGGACATCGTCGTCATCGCCATTTTCAGCACAGCAATCTATATCATTGCCGTGAAAGGCTGCCTCAGCACAAAGGAATACGAAACCTACCTCGCCGAAGAGGATATTTAG
- the clpX gene encoding ATP-dependent Clp protease ATP-binding subunit ClpX, with translation MSDKDKDSDNPFEELQKHIQSIMGDPRVRMQGVHAKPAQPAQGSGDGGDGGEDDEEKTAKERLKRIRHFKLKPREVFNQLDRYVIGQKDAKKVLSVAVCDHYNHIRHQFENPDEAKSFEYQKQNILLLGPTGVGKTYLMKNLAKLIGVPFVKADATKFSETGYVGSDVEDLVRDLVKAADGDVDLAEKGIIYIDEIDKIASESTSGAKDVSGRGVQINLLKLMEETEVNPFSQTDMMGQMQAMMGGGGRGKSQRRINTRNILFIVSGAFDQLAKSIQKRIGKSGMGFASDVPEDDQELHRYLAHAETNDFIGYGFEPEFVGRIPVRVAFESLSSQDLAKILTTSEGSVLRQYIRDFENHGIRLEIDEEAIQAIAEKAHNEQTGARGVMSVLERLFRSSKFELPSTRVTELKVDQEFVKNPDAVLEQLLEEYGFDASEERKAIAGFCEQFEQDHGLRIHFSDDALSYLAERTAAEEKELPEFCETHFQDLPYGLKIVSRNTGEKTFQIDRACAENPDREISNWVIQSFQDDKKSEKDA, from the coding sequence ATGAGTGATAAAGACAAAGATTCCGACAACCCCTTCGAAGAGCTGCAAAAGCACATCCAGTCCATCATGGGCGATCCACGGGTGAGAATGCAAGGCGTCCACGCCAAACCTGCCCAGCCTGCCCAAGGATCCGGCGACGGCGGCGATGGGGGTGAAGATGACGAAGAGAAGACTGCCAAAGAACGTCTGAAACGCATCCGCCATTTCAAGTTGAAGCCCCGCGAGGTGTTCAACCAACTCGATCGGTACGTCATCGGCCAAAAAGATGCCAAAAAGGTTCTCTCGGTTGCGGTCTGCGATCACTACAACCACATTCGGCACCAGTTCGAGAATCCCGACGAAGCCAAATCCTTCGAGTACCAGAAGCAGAACATTCTCCTACTCGGGCCGACAGGAGTCGGGAAAACCTATTTGATGAAGAATCTCGCCAAGCTGATCGGCGTACCTTTCGTCAAAGCCGATGCCACCAAGTTCTCCGAAACCGGTTACGTGGGCTCCGACGTCGAAGACCTCGTCCGCGACTTGGTCAAAGCAGCCGATGGCGATGTTGACCTTGCCGAAAAAGGAATCATCTACATCGACGAGATCGATAAAATCGCCAGCGAATCGACATCGGGGGCCAAAGACGTATCCGGGCGAGGCGTACAGATCAATCTTCTCAAGCTCATGGAAGAGACCGAGGTCAACCCCTTTAGCCAGACGGACATGATGGGCCAGATGCAGGCAATGATGGGGGGCGGAGGCCGCGGCAAATCCCAGCGCCGGATCAACACTCGTAACATTCTCTTCATCGTCAGTGGAGCTTTCGACCAACTCGCCAAGAGCATTCAAAAGCGCATTGGCAAAAGTGGAATGGGCTTCGCCAGTGACGTCCCTGAAGACGACCAGGAGCTTCATCGCTACCTCGCCCATGCCGAAACCAACGATTTTATCGGTTACGGGTTTGAGCCGGAATTCGTCGGCCGTATTCCCGTCCGCGTCGCCTTCGAGTCTCTCTCCTCGCAGGATCTCGCCAAGATTCTTACGACCTCTGAGGGCAGTGTCCTGCGCCAATATATTCGTGACTTTGAGAACCACGGAATCCGTCTAGAAATCGACGAAGAAGCCATTCAGGCCATCGCCGAGAAGGCCCACAACGAACAGACGGGAGCCCGCGGGGTCATGTCCGTTCTCGAACGACTTTTCCGCAGTTCCAAATTCGAACTGCCCTCAACCAGAGTCACCGAGCTCAAGGTCGACCAGGAGTTCGTCAAGAACCCGGACGCCGTCCTTGAACAACTCTTGGAAGAATATGGATTTGACGCCTCGGAAGAGAGAAAGGCCATCGCTGGATTCTGTGAACAGTTCGAACAGGACCACGGACTCCGCATCCACTTCTCCGACGACGCCCTCTCCTATCTGGCCGAGCGAACAGCCGCCGAAGAAAAGGAACTGCCCGAGTTCTGCGAAACTCATTTCCAGGACCTGCCCTACGGCTTGAAAATCGTTTCTCGCAATACAGGAGAGAAGACTTTCCAGATCGACCGCGCCTGCGCCGAGAATCCCGATCGGGAAATCTCCAACTGGGTCATCCAGAGCTTTCAGGACGACAAGAAGTCCGAGAAGGACGCCTAA
- the ubiE gene encoding bifunctional demethylmenaquinone methyltransferase/2-methoxy-6-polyprenyl-1,4-benzoquinol methylase UbiE — translation MDKTASTPPKIESEGVNRMFAGIADRYDRANRCLSLGIDVYWRSRTVRRVRKAAPQRVIDLATGSGDIALALRKKLPASTEVIGMDFCEEMLDEARKKAKGIEGVTFQTGDCLNLPLEDNFTDICTIGFGLRNFEDRDAGLREMLRVLRPGGSLLVLEFSQPYAILRPFYYFYLNKILPTLAAKITGDVDAYRYLGGTIGAFPSRDELSQQIRDAGYAKVNSTPLTGGIVALHQAWKAE, via the coding sequence ATGGATAAAACGGCCTCTACGCCCCCAAAGATTGAATCGGAGGGAGTAAACCGCATGTTCGCTGGCATCGCGGACCGCTACGATCGCGCCAACCGATGCCTGAGCTTGGGGATCGATGTCTACTGGAGGTCGCGGACGGTCCGCCGTGTGCGAAAGGCCGCCCCCCAGCGAGTCATCGATCTTGCCACGGGCTCCGGGGATATCGCCTTAGCTCTGCGCAAAAAGCTCCCCGCGTCCACCGAAGTCATCGGGATGGATTTCTGCGAGGAGATGCTCGACGAGGCCCGCAAAAAGGCCAAGGGAATCGAGGGAGTCACCTTCCAAACCGGAGACTGCCTCAACCTCCCGCTTGAGGACAACTTCACCGACATTTGCACCATCGGCTTTGGGCTCCGCAACTTTGAAGACCGAGACGCCGGCCTCCGGGAAATGCTTCGGGTTCTCCGCCCAGGCGGCAGTCTTCTCGTCCTTGAGTTCTCGCAGCCCTACGCCATCCTGCGCCCGTTCTACTACTTCTACTTAAACAAGATCCTCCCCACCCTTGCCGCGAAAATCACCGGCGATGTCGATGCCTATCGCTACCTCGGCGGAACCATCGGAGCCTTCCCCAGCAGGGACGAACTGTCGCAGCAAATCCGCGACGCAGGCTACGCCAAAGTCAACTCCACCCCACTAACCGGAGGTATCGTGGCCCTGCACCAAGCTTGGAAGGCGGAGTAG
- the hisS gene encoding histidine--tRNA ligase, whose amino-acid sequence MYQTLPGFREFPPERFRERNRVFRILRSTADLFGFEEFDGPILEPLDLYVDKSGAEVVDQLFWFEDRGGRKVALRPEMTPTLARMVGAAGNSIRKPVRWFTLNEQYRFERPQKGRQRAFTQFNLDILGEPSLGADAEVIACFVAALERCGLTQDDFRVRMSDRRIWTRFLELMGIGEDKHPDCLSAIDKMERTSAEKLTERLEPVLGESTSDFLGRVDELRSIRDEDELLPFFQSLSSRQEENEKSVELIESWKNFRSAVDALGLGACTVLDLGIVRGLAYYTGPVFEIFEASGKGRALAGGGRYDHLVEKVAGVSMEATGGALGDVTLLDLLDSRGLLTNTIAGTDCFLAIGGEESRPRALQLTQMLRQYGISTSYLFKSAGFGKQFKEANRSGAKVVVSVGEREIETDEYTVKDLGSGEQVSVPLAELGDHVRSLIYGES is encoded by the coding sequence ATGTACCAGACTCTTCCCGGTTTTCGGGAGTTTCCGCCGGAGCGTTTCCGTGAACGGAATCGTGTCTTTCGGATTCTCCGTTCCACGGCGGATCTGTTTGGATTTGAGGAATTCGATGGCCCCATCCTCGAGCCGCTCGATCTTTATGTAGACAAATCGGGTGCCGAAGTGGTCGATCAGCTGTTCTGGTTTGAGGACCGGGGCGGCCGGAAAGTGGCGCTGCGGCCCGAGATGACGCCGACTTTGGCGCGGATGGTGGGTGCCGCGGGTAACTCAATTCGCAAGCCGGTTCGCTGGTTCACGCTCAATGAGCAGTATCGGTTTGAGCGGCCGCAGAAGGGGAGGCAACGTGCTTTTACCCAGTTTAATTTGGATATTCTCGGCGAGCCCTCTCTGGGCGCGGATGCGGAAGTGATTGCCTGTTTTGTCGCCGCCTTGGAGCGTTGCGGCCTCACGCAGGACGACTTTCGGGTGCGGATGAGCGATCGCCGGATCTGGACGCGTTTCCTCGAGTTGATGGGAATTGGCGAAGACAAGCATCCCGACTGCCTTTCGGCGATCGATAAGATGGAGCGGACGTCTGCGGAGAAATTGACGGAGCGGCTGGAGCCGGTCCTCGGCGAATCGACCAGTGATTTCCTCGGGCGAGTGGATGAGCTGCGCTCGATCCGCGATGAAGACGAGCTCCTGCCGTTTTTCCAAAGCCTGTCTTCTCGGCAGGAAGAGAATGAGAAGTCGGTCGAGTTGATCGAGTCTTGGAAAAACTTCCGCTCTGCGGTCGATGCGCTCGGGCTCGGTGCCTGCACAGTCCTCGATTTGGGCATTGTCCGGGGGTTGGCCTATTATACAGGTCCGGTTTTTGAGATTTTTGAAGCGAGTGGAAAGGGCCGCGCCTTGGCCGGAGGAGGTCGCTATGACCATCTCGTGGAAAAAGTAGCCGGGGTCTCGATGGAAGCGACGGGAGGAGCACTCGGGGATGTGACTTTGCTCGATCTGCTCGATTCCCGCGGTTTGCTGACGAACACGATTGCCGGGACGGACTGTTTTCTGGCCATCGGCGGGGAAGAGTCTCGTCCAAGAGCACTGCAGCTGACTCAGATGCTCCGTCAGTATGGCATCTCCACCTCTTACCTTTTCAAGTCTGCTGGCTTTGGAAAACAATTCAAAGAGGCGAACCGATCGGGGGCCAAAGTAGTGGTTTCGGTCGGAGAGCGCGAAATTGAGACGGATGAATATACCGTCAAAGACCTCGGATCTGGAGAACAGGTTTCCGTGCCTCTGGCGGAGCTGGGCGATCATGTCCGCTCTTTGATCTACGGCGAGTCGTAG